A window of Heptranchias perlo isolate sHepPer1 chromosome 27, sHepPer1.hap1, whole genome shotgun sequence contains these coding sequences:
- the taf8 gene encoding transcription initiation factor TFIID subunit 8, producing MIMDNHLIAKMTTASASDAYTPTDATCRVSVENVSQKSSSSKASTSPSDNYYLARRRTLQVVVSSLLTEAGFEAAEKAAVETLTEMLQSYLSEIGRSAKVYCEHSARTQPTLSDVVVTLAEMGFNVDNIQAYAKRSQRMVITAPPVTNTPATPRALSTGQKRTHPSYIPGHFPEFPDPHTYIKTPTIREPVSDYQVLREKAASQRRDVERALTRFMAKTGETESLFKDDVSTFPLIAARTSTIPYLNALLPSELELQQMEETDSSEQDDQTDTENVALNMNTDELSAEKENSMLQQNSGLSNSKNSEEQMIDNPYLRPVKKPKVRRKK from the exons ATGATCATGG ACAACCATTTAATTGCCAAAATGACTACGGCTTCTGCCTCCGATGCATATACACCAACTGATGCAACGTGCAGAGTCTCAGTGGAGAATGTTAGCCAG AAATCGTCGAGTTCCAAAGCATCAACGTCCCCTTCAGATAACTATTATCTGGCGCGAAGGCGCACACTACAGGTGGTGGTCAGCTCGCTACTAACTGAAGCAGGTTTTGAAGCAGCAGAAAAGGCTGCCGTTGAAACACTGACTGAAATGCTGCAGAGCT ATCTTTCTGAAATTGGCCGAAGTGCTAAAGTATATTGTGAACATTCAGCAAGAACTCAACCAACCTTGTCCGATGTTGTGGTTACTTTGGCAGAAATGG GTTTTAATGTGGATAATATTCAAGCATATGCCAAGCGTTCACAGAGGATGGTTATTACTGCTC CTCCTGTTACAAATACCCCAGCAACCCCCAGAGCACTTTCTACTGGACAGAAAAGAACACACCCCTCATATATCCCAGGCCATTTTCCGGAGTTCCCTGATCCTCACACCTATATAAAGACACCA ACTATCAGAGAGCCAGTTTCTGATTACCAAGTGCTGAGGGAGAAAGCTGCATCCCAGAGAAGAGATGTGGAGCGAGCTCTGACCAGATTTATGGCcaagacaggagagacagagagtctgtTTAAAGATGACGTCTCAACATTCCCAT TGATTGCTGCACGAACCTCGACAATTCCTTATCTAAATGCCTTGCTACCATCCGAGCTGGAACTGCAGCAGATGGAGGAGACAGATTCCTCAGAACAGGATGATCAGACTGATACAGAGAATGTTGCACTAAATATGAATACC GATGAACTGTCTGCTGAAAAGGAAaattccatgttgcaacagaacTCGGGATTATCTAACAGTAAGAATAGTGAAGAGCAGATGATTGACAATCCATATCTGCGACCAGTCAAAAAGCCCAAGGTCCGTAGGAAGAAATGA